TCACCGGCGAGATTCGGCATCACGATGCGCTTCAATATGCGCGCTCCGGCACCGCGGCCATCGCCCTGGGGCATTGGGCCAGCGAGCGACCGGTACTGCAACCTTTGGCATCACGGCTGCGGGGCCTCCTGAAGGGTCTGAGCATCATCGTCAGCCGGCGCGATCTCGACCCATTCCGAATCCTGACGTCCTGACCTCGGTTTGCCCAATCCGCGAAGCTCCGCCAGTTTGTGGATTTGACTGACTTGCTCGACAATGCTCCGTTGCCGATCGCCGGAACAAGTCGAATCGGGACGGCGGCGGCGGAGTAATCCATGCCTATGAACTTCCATGCCCCCCTGTTCATTGATCGTCAGTCGCACTGGGTCGTGCGATCGGCAGGCGTCGCAATCTCGGTGGCGGCCTCGAGCTGTCTTCTCCTGGCGATATCGTGCGCATCAAACGATTCAATCTCGAATCGCTCGTCAAATTCACCACCGACCGTCAGCGAGCGACTTGCCGCCGCCGGAGCTTCGAACAATCAAGCCGACGGCGTCGAAGCCCAGCCGACTCAACCCGCGCCGGCCGCGCGTCCCCTGGCCACCGTCAACGGCGAACCCATTGCGTGGTCGGAGTTCATGCGAATTCTGATCGATTCGCATGGCCTCCCGCTGTTTCAATTGATGCTCGTGCGCGAAGTGGCCGCGCAGGAGGCGCGCCGACTGGGAATCACCATCACGAAGGAAGACATCGACCGCGAATACGACATCACCGCGCACGCCGAACACATGAACGGCAAGGATGTCGAATCACTGACGCCGGCTCGGCGCGAGAGGATTATCGACGAGTGGACGCGCAGTCGCGGCGTGTCGCGGTCTGAACTGGCGGTCGCGATGGAGCGGCAGGCGATCCTGCGAAAAGTGGCCGAAGAGCGCCTGGCGGAAAAAGAGGTCACCGACGAGCAGATCGAACGCGCGTATCAGAGGGAGTTCGGCGAAAAGGTCGAGGTCCGCCACATCCAGTTCAGCAATCAGAGAGTGGCCGCTCAGATTCGTGCACGCCTCGATCAGGGAGAATCATTCGAGCGGCTTGTCGCCGACTACAGTCAGAATGTGCTGACAAAGATCAATCAGGGGTTGATGCCGCCGTTCTCGGCCGTCGCGGACCTGGACGATGTACCGGCCGTGCTTGTGAAGGCCGCCTTCGAGCTTCAGCCCGGCGACGTGTCGAATCCGATAGAGGTCGATGGCTACCTTCATATTCTTAAGCTGGAGCGGCGAATCCCCGCGGTCGAAACGCCGCTCGAGGAGGTCAGGCCGACCCTCGTGAGGCGGATTCGGCAGCGGATGATTGAGGCGAAAATGGAGGAAATCGGCCGGCGACTTCTGCTTGCCGCGCAGTTGAAGGTCCTCGAGCCGAACCTGAGGGACCGTTACGACGACGACCAGCGGGCGGGCCGAATCGAAGGTCCCCCGCTCATCGGGCAGTGACAATTCCGCGGCGACAAAACAGTCAATCGGGCAGTAGCGCGAGGAGCCGGCCCGATTCAACGCGACAATCATACTTCTTCACGCGAACGGACTCCGATTCAGTGCACAAGGATGTCTCAAGGTTGAACTTCCAGTCGTGCCACGGGCAAGTCACTACATCGCCGGCCACTTCCCCGGCCGACAGGTTCCCGCCGGCATGTGGGCAACTGTTTGCGATGACGACGAATCGGTCAGGA
This genomic interval from Phycisphaerae bacterium contains the following:
- a CDS encoding Rieske 2Fe-2S domain-containing protein; its protein translation is MKTARWVPLLATADCPPGSQHFVEAGGHELAVFHLRAPDRFVVIANSCPHAGGNLSAGEVAGDVVTCPWHDWKFNLETSLCTESESVRVKKYDCRVESGRLLALLPD
- a CDS encoding peptidyl-prolyl cis-trans isomerase; translation: MPMNFHAPLFIDRQSHWVVRSAGVAISVAASSCLLLAISCASNDSISNRSSNSPPTVSERLAAAGASNNQADGVEAQPTQPAPAARPLATVNGEPIAWSEFMRILIDSHGLPLFQLMLVREVAAQEARRLGITITKEDIDREYDITAHAEHMNGKDVESLTPARRERIIDEWTRSRGVSRSELAVAMERQAILRKVAEERLAEKEVTDEQIERAYQREFGEKVEVRHIQFSNQRVAAQIRARLDQGESFERLVADYSQNVLTKINQGLMPPFSAVADLDDVPAVLVKAAFELQPGDVSNPIEVDGYLHILKLERRIPAVETPLEEVRPTLVRRIRQRMIEAKMEEIGRRLLLAAQLKVLEPNLRDRYDDDQRAGRIEGPPLIGQ